GTAAAATATGTTaactttagattttaaaaagaatGACGAGCTGCCATGATTGCTTGTGAAATCAGGACAGGATGGTATTTAAAATACTTACCGGGTTTCTTTGCTATGAGAAAATTAGTACCTTTACTATAAAGGTAATTGTGcatttcatttttaagtaaaatatatgcAATTGTAAGTGGGGTAAGGTTAAGCATTAAAAAAAATGCTTATCACGTTTTAAAGAAAGCAAACTAATCACTTTAACAcacgaaaaaaaaagagaatttattaaggTTCAAAATTACctcttcaaaattaaatactaaaccTTAGTATGTTATTTATAGTAAAGAGACTTTATTAAGTACTTTCGCATAATCAAAGGCTGAAGGCAGCCAAGTAGATATTTTGCCATTATAACAGAATATATGGCCCTAATTAAGCTGTCATAAGCTCTAAAAGTTGACATCCCCTTCCCCTATGTTAATTCATTATGGGAATTTACAGGAATAGCAGCACATGCAAGGTAAGTGGGGCTGTCTTGTCTGACCAGAGATGCTGGTTTTCTCACATGGCTGTACTTGTATGGTCACCTTGCTTGATTTGTATTGTAAAGATGGtttcttttttccaaaaaaatccAGGAAAACGAAAATATCAGCTTAAAACAAAGTTAATTTGTCACCAAACATTAAATTTCAAGATTGAAGATATACCATGACATATAgaaaaagtttttatttgacCCTGGAACTGGAAGCTAATGAATTCTAAATCAAACATGTCAGAGAAGTTACTTGGATCAACTTTGAAACCCAGATCAAATCCAGCTAAATATCCaagaaagaataataaaaatctaaaacaaagaaaaaaaaaacttacatgTCATCCATGAACTTGGCAGAAACCAAAACACTGGTTATAAGCAGCCTATGTACATTAAAAGAATCGAGAGGCAAAGATGGGTGCATTTGCATAAAGCGGTCAAGATAAACGTAAGCAACGTCAAAACAACAAGGGCTGCAATTTTCGTACTTAAAGATCCTGTGGAGATAGGTTGTGATGGATGTAGTTAGCCTGGTAAGTCCATGGAAAACAGACATCTTCTGGGACTGGAACAGGCGGCGCTTGTCATTAGACTCAGCCACTCTTTGCAGCAAAGAGGAGATGTAAGTTCTGACCTTGGGAACAGTTTGTTGGTCGTCGTCTGCTTCCGCCAgtttttttgcttgttttgtttGCTAGCTGTGTCTTATAACCAACacctttcttttgattttcatcTTTGTTGCGTCCAAATAATTATGTCTGACCTGTCCTCCTCCAGCTATGTTACCACTTACCACAAAATATTGAGTTTTATGGGTggtttttatttacattatctttatttttataaatttaaatataataataaagtttaataTTGAATATCCCAAAACCAACAAATAAGTGAAatcgaaaaataatattttaacatgatTTAACCATTCAACTTATCTTATACATTTATAGACTAAAATACGTATTGGATATAATGAATAACCaaaacacatgtatatataataattaatttcagcccaaattatatatatcctGATTTTTATAATACGTATAACTTATTGATATTGACTTCTTTAGTAGACGGTTCgaatcttaaaattattattattgaaaatttctATTCGAATAATTGAGGAAACTTGTgattatatactaaataaaacctaattgatagtaaaaaaatcataaaaagaagttgattttgaaaccaaaattaCAACATCGTTAAACTGGTATGGATCTCA
The window above is part of the Gossypium raimondii isolate GPD5lz chromosome 9, ASM2569854v1, whole genome shotgun sequence genome. Proteins encoded here:
- the LOC105797793 gene encoding LOW QUALITY PROTEIN: cyclin-U4-1 (The sequence of the model RefSeq protein was modified relative to this genomic sequence to represent the inferred CDS: deleted 1 base in 1 codon), encoding MEQTKQAKKLAEADDDQQTVPKVRTYISSLLQRVAESNDKRRLFQSQKMSVFHGLTRLTTSITTYLHRIFKYENCSPCCFDVAYVYLDRFMQMHPSLPLDSFNVHRLLITSVLVSAKFMDDICYNNAYYAKVGGISTEEMNILEVDFLFGLGFPLNVKPDTFRTYFFLQREMRLQPPPPLQVLAEPYQNINNGRPLKIHCCFNDDESTHQQQLAV